The sequence tacatgttttatttcgatattccaATTATTCCAAGCTTTTCGTACCTCGATATTCGTGAAACTATTTGCCTTTATCGGTGGCTTTCCTTCGGAAAAATCAACCCTCCGGTAAAAGCGAGGCCTTCATTTTTCCTGCAGATTTCATCAGATAGTCCCGGATATTATTATCACGCCTTATGTACATTCCAACGGACATCGGAGGAAGCAGCGTAGACCTAACAGAAATATCTAACCGTAGATACCGTAGTCGGTTCATCGTTTTCTTCTATActacacgtatatatctacCGATTTTCCGATAATACATATTCCTCCCCTATCCTCCTCTTAGCCCCTTCGTTCCCTTTCACCCCGCCTCTATACCTTATACGATATATTCTTATTCCTCGCTCGAAAAGCACTCTGACGCTTCGTATCGAATCGCTAAAGTGAGAAAAACTTTTGAGACATATGCCCGAATCTTCCCAAGAAACCGATACATTATAAATGTCTTACCTCCCTCCTCCATCCACGCTCCCTCACACCATCTTTTTCGTCACACTTTTAACATCTTTTCTTATCATGGCCAAGGAAAAAGGAAcatttgatatatgtatacattgtatatgccaatattttctaatgtcTGTATTACTCGTGAGTTTCtactaatatacatatgtgtatacatatatttattattatttattaactagATAGCCCTTTTTGAAAGTTCATTTAAGTCCAAATTACCCAAATAATGTTTCCCTTTGAGATAGAAATTTCGTATTGTTTTATAATGAGTATATTGTAAAATGAATAaccgaattaattttttcattgtgATGTGAATTTATTTACGAGTGAAATAACTAAAAGGGGAAAACgcatcgaagagaaagagagaaagagaaataaatcaatgCCAAAGAGTAAAACGCACGGCCGACGAGCTGTCCCAGAGACGGTCCTCGATACCTCGACCATGCGAAAACTTTGTTCAAGAATCTAATATCATCCATGGTTCGCACACATTCTCAAGATTCCTACGTGTGCCGAGATACGACGACAAGCTTtatgtacgcgcgcgcgcatctCTAAGCTACTAGCttattatgtatataggaTAAGAGCATGGAAAGATCTCGTAGCTTTCGCGTTATGCACATAAAAGTTTaggaaatatataagtaattcgAATCGACCTAATTTatctgaaaattatttaaatatgtacaagattcgttttcttattctaatcgataatagagaaaattaattgattaaaactTAATTTCGATCTGATTTTAATTAGATTATCTTACGAAAAGTATagtgaaattatttctctaaCGTTTcgcaaaatatatacatgattatattatatttcggtcaaatctatctatattatttaaaaattataatatatatatgatatttacaCTCTCTCGagtcaatgataaaaatatagtaaaataatttatttcattttacgaaCAGAAACTGTTTATGAAAGGACGCTTTAAACCTGTTTTAAATCTCCAACAAATCGATCCATCTAATTGCATAAAAACGCAATCTACGAGTCACAAAACATTTTTCGCCGCTTCGCTGACCCTATAGAGAAAGTAATTGACTAAAACAAACCCCTCGTATATCCAACTAAAGTCAAACACAATCAACAGTTACATCCTCTCCACCCGTTCtaactaaattaattaatccttcaactaaattaataattctaactAAATCAATAATCCCACTCAAAATCACAAAACAATATAGCTTAACCCTTTCTTAAAAACAATATAGTCAAGTTATGGAAATACTGATACGATTGATTATTCGAAGCGATCGACTCGTTCGAATAACAAATATCAGAAAAatcagaaggaaaaaagaagaagagcgacgaaagaaaaaaaaaaaagaaagaaagaaaaaaactgtgAATGCAGGCTGAAGGCGTTGGTAGGTACATATCCTGAGAAGGTAGATAGATAAGCGGTCGCGTAGAGAAGAGGATCATGGGCGggagaatgaaacgaaaagcgggttgaggaaggagaaagcatgtatatatctatatctatctatctatccatccatctatctctctatctatatatatatatatatatatatatatatatatatatatatgaatgtgatatatatacatctcaCTTTTAGTGGGTGGATGGTAGAAGGATAGGGGCGAGACAGAGGTGAGGTGGGGATGAGGCGGCTTGCTATCTTAGCTACCACAAAGCAGTGATAACATTTTCCCTCCTGGACAGAAGCCTAGCAACCCTTCTCATAGCTTCCAGGTCGATATCTGGATAACGCGGGCCCTGGTTGCCTAGGGATACCGGAAGGCCACGCCCGCGTCTTCAAACATGGCTACCCAATTCTCCACCTTGCTTACGTGCCATTGTCGTAGGTGGGAGAACGAATAagtatctctttccttttcttcttttttttttccaacaaCAAGAACGACTGTGACGACTACATGTGACTATtattacgacgacgatggtaAATCTCGTTTTTCAGGACTCGGAGAGGACGCTAGAGAGctgaattattatcataatattgGTCATTGCCAGCACCACCAGCCTGGAGTACCTTTAGACTGGAATCCATGCGTTCTGATGAATTCTCTTCTTACCGCAGCACGCATGCCTATGCACGAGCGCGTGCGCAAAGGTACATGAtgattcgtaatatttatgttatcTAATTTTCTGTtgcttgtcttttctttttttagcactccaaagaattgtaataaagaatattcataaaattgttaattaaattataactcCAAGTAAGCCTATATGTAAGATacgaaaattattgatatatatatatatatatatatatatatatacacatacatacatgtatatatatatatattaaataatagaaacagGAAATCGTGTTTCCGTGCGAACTTGTATCGTTGTCACGATCATCATCGTACCTCATCCGTGTACACACCCCTTTAATCGGTCGTCAAGTGTGTGTGCATCCGGAATGTAATATATCCTGATGGCACGTGGCGCTCACGTGCCATCAAGTGTTTGTTTCGGTTTGCATTGTCACCACGTAGAtacaggaaaagagagaaagatgagagagTTGCTTTCACGGTCGTCtttcttctgtctttctttaatataggatcgaaagagagaaagagagaaacagagagagtgaCAGAAAGATAGTTCGAAAGAgggagtgtgagagagagagtatataatTCCTTGTGTTCGGTAAGGGTAAATAACGTACCGGTGGTTGACAATTAGAGACGATGGGAAAGAGGTTCATTATGTTTCATCTCCGTTCCATTTATCGATCTCCTACCATCATTCGACGTTATAATTTCGAgaacgatttttttaaatatcattttcaatatttaacgatCCGTGAGATAAATGAtcgtcgattaaaaaagaagagagaaaaaagagaacggcaggagaagaggaaaaaacacgaaagaaaaagagaacaattaaTCGACGAAATAATAGGCTCGAAAAGTTAACGTCTAGACTTATCGGATATAAGTGCAGAAATTCACTTCGTGTTATCTATAATATCTCTAAAATGCACGTGGAATATTACTAGGAATTGCATTACTTACCTCGACCATGAAATCCAGCATCGTGACTGTTATTTTATCGTCCGTAAACACGATTTACTGTTGCATTTAAGGCgcaacgtacatatatgtatatatatatacatatatatatatatatatatgcacaaacatatacgtacatgcatatagaCATAAACGAAtccggagagagagagagagagagagagagagatagcaagACGATGTTGGTAATATTGTACAGCTAAGTACTTACAAATAGTTTCATAGCGAGAGTTCCGTGTCGCGTGTTAATCTCTCTATAATAGAGAAAATCCAGCATTTGAAAGTTCTTCTTATTGTTAGACCGATaacattgtattttatttctaacgtTTCAATTGTAGGATTTAAGAAAGATATGAAAGGATAAttgtttcaaataaaagaataattcttatctaattgtatttgttttttatgtaaaaatttttttttacgactaaatgcacgtatatatatatatatatatatatatatacacacacgtgcatatatatgtataagatatATGTACTTTGAAGTTTGATTTGATTTCGATATCGAAACGAGTCAATGTATACTCGGTGTCTCATAAATTCCATCGTTTGAGAGATTAGAGGGAATAGACGGGAAATGACAGAAAGAGATCAgtggggagaaaaagaagagagaaaaaagagaaaaaaggaagatagaagaagagaagagatccTACGTGCCATGGCTGTTATCTTCGTCACGATCGAGGAATGTAATATCGTCACCCCGAGCGACAAGAGTTGCCTTCGTATCGCCGTTTAGAATACCACGTAGGGAATAGGGACGGGATTAAACTGCAATGAAAATCCACTCATTCGCCGTTCACCCCTCAGCTGCTTGCACCGAAGCGGGTAAACAAGTTATTGCTTTGTACTGGAAACTGAATGCACTTCTTTGGGAGACAagctttttccctttttttccacGTGAAAAAATTCTTCACGTTTCgagtattttttctctctctctctctctctctctctttctctctttctctatctctttttttttctctttctctccctcactCTGTCGCTCTCACTTTCACcctttatctctatttctctctttcttatcaaCGACGCAACACCTCGatattataatcgtatatagggaggaaaaaaataacgaaaacaagaaaaaaatgacaaaggCTACTATACTATCTCTGTATAATAACACTAAGCACGCTAAGCTCTGTATAATAAACTGCGTACTTTACCTCTTTATTGTCGCCATATAATCCACGCAAGTGGTTTGATGCGAAGTAGTTAaataatagaatgaaaaagaagaaaaaaaaagaaaattgtaatttttataaaataatgggaatgacaaagtaaaaaaaatttctttcaaggACTTCTAAATACCTAATCCTAaacgtttcttccttcattaatatatacatgtatcatatatatatatatatatatatatatatatatatatatatatatatatacatatacatatattccatTTTGAACGTCTCTATATACGTAACGatactttattttatcattattattacacattattataaatctacCGTCTTGACACACACAATACTTTCGCTATAATCTACAGagacgaattattttatatttttatttatttatttaattaattattttttttttaatggtaaAAGACGTCTATCATAGTCATAGCCTATAactaaacatatatttttatggtgatccaatatttatatttgatgaaggaacgaagaagatataatcgcttctttctttcgctttctttctctttctctttctctctttcttcattttcttttttcttttatttttaattatgtaacTAAATATCAGACGCAGCTCGGTGAAATAACATCTAAgcctttcaaaaaaaaaaaaaaaaaaatgaaaagatgacGTTTCACGATCAATACGacgacaaaattattttcttttaatttttaaatatgtattcgATCAAACGTAtctatgttaaatataaaggCAAGTAGAATTCGAAAGATACTCGACGTTGACGAAGTAAATCTCGATTTATTACTTTCATAAGTTATCTGAAAATATGACACTATTTACCTAAAATAACCCCCTACCGCGTCATACGtcattttattcgagaaaagTAAATCCGACtaaataatctttctctctctctctttctctccctctctttctctctctctctttgtcattgtctctttctttcattctctttttctctctttctctctctctctctctctcacatacacacacacattacgTTCTGATGATAACCAACACAATGAGCCTTCTCGTCGTAATTGTAATCCAATATCATGGCTCGTCGTTTTTCCTGAAATTAACACATAACTCTGTAGCATTTTCCCGATACATACCTACATGCATTAATACAcggttttttatttatttctctttttatttatttatttatatttatttctttccttttcttttcttttccttattcaCTTTAGATATGTATCGTCGTAGGATTCATTCAagattcttcctctttttttctttctctttgtcacACACACATCGAGACGCAATCTATCTATACCCACGTGTATATTCACTCACACATTTTCTCTACTCTCTTTTTACTACcctttctctatatttttctttccttttcgtaccgttttctctttctccctctctctctctcatccatCCCTCTCCTTTGAGTTCTTCCTTCTTGCTCATACTGCTCACCGAAAGATTCGATCGACGTTCGTCGAGTGCTTTCGTACTATCTACAATACAAATTTCTCGAGGCTTTTCCACTTTGAAGGTCGTGTCAATGTGAACAATGAAAACTTAACGAGACAGGAAAAAACGTTCGAAGTTGGACTAATATTAAtagatgataattattattatcgttattattccTGTTACTCTATGTTCaaagtatttgaaaaaaataatttgtgaaAAAATAATGTCAATGTTAGAAGATCACGATATGTTTTTCATAGTTACATTCTTTCGCGTGGGATACAAATCTAATTGtaagattctttttatttgattacgTATCTACCCTGTTCTCGAAACTTTTAGTGGATTTACTCCTACAGCCAAGTCTATTTggcggaaaaaaaaaaaaaaaaataacgacagaaaaaacgaattaaagagaaattgaaaggaaagaaaaaggaatagagctgcctaaaaaaaatcataaaactttttttttttttttttttttttttttttttttttttttttttttttaatccattctaataaatttcattctttagGAATACACATGTGACAGACAATGTTATTGGCAAAGCCAATCTTATTAGAgattagaagagaaaaatttattcttatgtAATAAGTGCCGTTGTatagtttcgttttttttttttgtattcgttcgtttgtttccATGCTTATTATcaattccctttttttttttcaacgaatctaagaaaaaaaaaatcacgtcACGTCatagatatacatgtatgtgcaCAATAAAATTGTCTACAATGATAAATGTGCTCTATTAATACAtgaattcttaaaatattatatgtcgTTTTATGTACAACTAAATAATAGCTACTTGACCGAAAGCGGTCCAATTTCGAGTAGTGTAGTCTTTACATTAAattcgacgaagagaaagaagaaaaaaagaacatgccCCGGAATAATAAGAGTGCTACGCACATATTTGTTCGGGGCTCGTATTTACAATGCCGTTATTAATCGACCGAACGCAAACGGACTGCCAAAGAATATTGCCAATGGCCGTTTTGAACATAtcgatgattattaaaaagtcaaaatataatatcgcgaggagaaaaataatatattagaaataataagaaatattagaaaaagttatgagaaatcgaacgattatcaCGTACTATTGCACTACGCCATTTTTTATAGTCTAAGTATCCtttctttgcattttcttttccttttttttctttcgttacgcTCTTATCATTATGAATGAAGTTATTTtctagatataataatttaaagataCAAAAGAGCGTTGAAACAAAACGATTCGAACCACATCACACGAAAGTTAGCGTTTatacgaacgaataataaCGTCGGTGATGActgttcaaaaagaaaaaaagaaaaagagaaaataaaatgaaaacacacaaaaaagaaaaagagaaaatacaataaaagcagacaaaaaaagaaaagagaataaaagagaatacttCGTTGATTAACTATAATCGATTCGTAACAAACAATGACTTCCGTTGATagcaatataatttttcgagTTTCCGACAATTGATAATAACAGTATTTgtcaaaatgtatttttaattaaattcacgATAGTTAAATCCTATAATAGCTATCGTAATAGCCAGTCACAGGATCGATATATGAATTAGAGGAATATGTCGAGATCACGATCGagtattgaaaatatttgttcgcATCCTTTTTCGATACGATCGTCCGTACAAATAAAATCACCATTCACTGGACGATGCCcttaatctaataataaaaaccgACGAAATGAAGCCACTTTGATAAGGAGTCTCTATAGGAATATGACCGATCGACGATTAAtccgtttaaatgaaatacacGCGACACCTTTGTCGAGATTtgtctttcattctctctctctttctctctctctctttcgctctctctctctctctctctctctctctctctctctcgctctctctctctctctctctctctctctctctctctctctctctctctctctctctctctctctctctctctctctctctctctctctctctacgatATACACctcgattattataaatccaATTTACATTACGACGGGTTCCATTATTTGATTAATCGTGAATTACATCGGTGGATCGGACGACTTGGACGAAGGAATcgctatcgatcgatatcgaaagATAATTACCGAGCACAATCAAAGATTTGCTCTAAACAAGAGGCGAGAACGCGGACGCTTGACTTCTTATCTCTCTGTGCTCCGACGCACTAAGGTCGAGAAGACCGGTACAACCTTGATCGCTGACCGTTTGCTTGCCGATGAGAGCATCGATactaaagtttcttttcttctctacgCTGGTCTGTGCGTTGATCATTGgtatcgtcgttgttgtcctAGTCGGTGTTGGTTCGAGTTGTCTGATGGGTGGTGCGGTAATAGGTACAGGTTTGTATAGCGGTGCCGGTGGCTCGAGAAAAGCACCTAATTTGAGAGCTTCCAACGTAGACGGAGAAAAGTCCAAAAGTGGTAGGCCAGGTGGCGGCGAAAGGTATGCAGCACCGGGATAAGCCAATGTACCAGGATGTCCAGCTCCGCCACCTGGACAAGGTCCACGATCGCCGCAAATGGCAAAGGTGGCCATGATAGCCCTGTCGCGAAGAACGTAATGAGGCGGTGGCCTCTTGTATCTCTTTCTACGTCGCAAGAAGCTACCGTTGTCAAACATATCCTCGGCAAGTGGGTCCAATGTCCAATAATTTCCTTTACCCGGATTACCGGGCTCTCTCGGTATCTTTATGAAACAATCGTTCAAGCTAAGATTATGCCTGATAGAATTTTGCCAGGCTGGAAATTTGTCGTGATAATATGGAAATCGTGACATTATAAATTCACATATGCCACTTAGCGTAAGTTTCTTTTGCGGTGATTGTAGAATGGCCATGGTGATCAGGGCTATGTAAGAGTAAGGTGGCTTTATCAAAGACGAAGACATCTTCTCGTTTCCATAACCGGAAGACTGTTGACCCGCCGTTGATGTTTTCTGTTGACTGGTTGACTTCGAAGACAACGCCACCGAAGTTACCGGCATCCTCGAGTATGGCATCTTTTTCGTCATTCTATTCGCACTACCGCGACACCTTAACgaattcgtcgtcgtcggtgtCATCGTTGGAACCGGCGAACCGGATATCAATGGACTGGATGACGACTGCGGCGGTGACATGTCGTTCTTATCGAGACTAACCGGATCTACGATCATGCTACTGCTGTCAGAATCCCGGCTACTGCTGTCAGCACACCCGTCGCACGACAGATTCGACATCATCATCGCACAATGGGTTTCCATGAGTTCCCTCGAACGTTCATCAGATCGAAAAACACACTTCTTATTCTATCACTTTTTTCCAACACTCAAGCCGTTGCTCGCATTCCGTTTGTCCTTGAAGCACCAAAGGAGAAGAGCAAACGAGAGATCCTTGTGCGAAAGTTGTCTTTAATTAGGCATTTCGTAGgttaaatcttcttttcttaagtCTTGAAAATCTCAAGGACAAACGTTGCCGGAAACATCACCGTCGGAGAAGATTTCTCGTCGACGTCCCACGTCCAACATATTTCACCGAAGCAAACTGTCACACGCGAAAAtgcacctctctctctctcgaagtGCTATCTTACGCTAATAGTTTGTTTCCACAACGATAACGcgcctttttaattttcttccttcttctctgtctctctttctctatctacctgtctctctatctctccttcttcctttgttTACCGGTTCTAAACACTCGCGACGAGTTTAGTCAAGAGAAACGTGTACATCGGCATGACGTGCCGCCGTCAAGgatatttctctattattatt comes from Vespula vulgaris chromosome 15, iyVesVulg1.1, whole genome shotgun sequence and encodes:
- the LOC127069301 gene encoding forkhead box protein D3-like gives rise to the protein METHCAMMMSNLSCDGCADSSSRDSDSSSMIVDPVSLDKNDMSPPQSSSSPLISGSPVPTMTPTTTNSLRCRGSANRMTKKMPYSRMPVTSVALSSKSTSQQKTSTAGQQSSGYGNEKMSSSLIKPPYSYIALITMAILQSPQKKLTLSGICEFIMSRFPYYHDKFPAWQNSIRHNLSLNDCFIKIPREPGNPGKGNYWTLDPLAEDMFDNGSFLRRRKRYKRPPPHYVLRDRAIMATFAICGDRGPCPGGGAGHPGTLAYPGAAYLSPPPGLPLLDFSPSTLEALKLGAFLEPPAPLYKPVPITAPPIRQLEPTPTRTTTTIPMINAQTSVEKKRNFSIDALIGKQTVSDQGCTGLLDLSASEHREIRSQASAFSPLV